The Aquila chrysaetos chrysaetos chromosome 17, bAquChr1.4, whole genome shotgun sequence region GCACAGAGGCAAGAGCAAGGGCAGTTCCCAAATCTGCCCATACTCACCTGAGCTGCTACGCCCATCCACAAAAGTTAGTAGTGATTAGTAGTCACTTATTATTACTAGCAGTCATAACATGCCCAAGCCCCCACCAGGTTGGATTGATGGCAGAAAGGGAAGTAGAAGAGATGGATCTGACGTTCAGACAGGGGTAGCAAGTTTTGATActgaactgcagaagcagaCACATTCAGATGGTGAGGACAGACAAGTCATGGAACTGGGATTTCATTTTAAGGGATACAGTGATATACAATAGAAAGATCTTGAAGAAGTGGGTGGAGAATCAGTCACTCAGTAGAGACAAGAAGCCCAAGCAAACTACACTTTAATCTATCCTAGTTTGTAGTCACCTTAGCTGCTACCCCTTCAGAACACCAGCCAGCCCCCTGTCAACAGAAGTATTCTGTTTGCCTTCTCTGGAAAGAGTCCTTTTCAGATAATTTCTCTTGACTACTGATAACTAGGCCTGGGGCGGAGGGGCGCGGGGCGCAGCGAGGAGTGGAAGAAATGCGATGTTTTGTACTTTTCTAACTTGCTGAGAATATTTCAAAAGGTAATGGtaaaagagggggggggggatatcCAATTCTTCCAGCCATCCTCCTTCCCAAGTTCCTAACCACAGTAAAAATAACTAGAGAAAAGAGTATGGCTCTAATAGGAAAGTGAGATGTGATAACAAGTAACACAGAATTTGGCCCACacaaggaaagagggaggaatCACCTGTGTTTGTGAAATAGAGATATTGATGCACatataatttagaaaattattttctatctatttatttaaaataagtgatTTGTGCCACCATATTCCCTATAAATGAAGTGCACAGTACCTTCCTCTTTCagcctcctttcttcttcttctttctgtaaTCTCAGTTGTTCAGCTTTGATAACTTTCTTTTTGCCACTGGACTTAATGtttgcaataaattaaaaaaaaaaaaatgtcaatattattttaatacattttggGAGATATTTGCTCTCTATAACTTTGCCCTTCTAATGCGATCCCTGAATTAAGATTTTACATTCCCTACACAGTCAATGAAGCCTCCAGAACATCAATACACATCCTGGActcaattttcttctcattttcatgaTGCAATATACGCTCTTACAATTAATATATTATTCTACGCTAGACATTCCTGAACACAGCCACAatattaaaatctctttttttaatgtagaaattGAATAACAGGTAGATCCGCTAAAAAAGTAGAAGTTACAACTTCAAATGTTTCAGGAAACACTGGGAGACATATTTTGGGCAAGTCTGGCGTTTCAAAGCATCTAATTCACAAGACAACTAACAAAGAGTTCTCTTTTCCGTCATAAAATCCTAACTGCAACTCAAGACAGTTAACTATAATTTAAATTCGGGTTTCTCAGAGATTATCTTCCTTTGTCAATCCTTTGTGGTCTGGGtatacactttaaaaaagtaaaagacaAGGTAAGTAACACGCAAAATCTACTGTCGTGTAACAGATTAACCAAAATAGAACACTTATTTTTGTCCTGCAATTCATAGATTCCTCACTGATGATACACATAAAAATTTGATAATTGGATCTGTGCACATGAGGCCATGTTGTCTTCAAGAGGCTTGAACAGCTAGGATGTGGAAAGCATAATTCTCTTTGGATTTGAAGATGTTTGCTAATGACccctcacttttttcctcaccagCAAAAAGGAAGATTCTTGgataggtttttattttttattataattttgtttgggttttgtgttcatttgttttttgtgTTGACACAGTCTTGGGATGCTCAATCAAATGTGTAGGATCAGCACTGTCACTACAAAACAGCACTTCAAATAGAcgcacagaagaaaaatactgatttcctGTTAATGCAGTAGCAAACGCAGCCTAAGGTTGCAGTCCCCACTAAGCACATAGTTACTAAGGTCTAAATTATCTTTACTCAGTTTTATTCAGTGGTTACACAGGTAGCACTGCCATTGTATTGCACGTATAATGCACTTGCAGTTAATGTGCCTTGACTCCATCTGGGGTTGATGGAATGATACCAGGGAGGAATACTGTTCCTGAAGGTGGATGCTGCAAAGACAACGCCTGAATAcgacaaattaaaaaaaaaaaaaaaaaaaaaaggggggggggggggggggaggcgggggaaAGATGGGCCAGGAAGTAAATCGAAACAAGTTCGTGGAGCTTGTAAAAACAAGGAGGCTGATTTTGTACTGAACTGCAAAATTAATTCACAGCCAACATTATTGCTTATGATTGAGACAGATAAGGCTATTTTTTTTGTACACATGAGAAAACAAACCATGATATTCTGCATAGGCTCCAGCATACGTAGAAAACAAGAGTGACAGCAGCCTAAACTAAGGTTGAAAGTGAAGGTATGGATGAATGACAAAAGACgtcaaggaaaacaaattacttgCATTTGGTGGTAAACAATGGTATTCTGCCACTGACACACAAACAAAAGACAATTAAATcaaatgtttacttttttaaaacatagaaaATAGGGAATGTAAATGGTTTAGAGCACGAAGCAATGCGAAAAGAGGAGACACATCCTCTACCCAGGCATCTAACCTGGATGTTGCACATCAGAGTGCTGAATCCCAAGTCCTTGTGCCATCACTGGTGAGAGACAAGGGCTTACAAGGATTCAGTCAGGTAAGGTAAAACGACTAAAACAGTACAAGTTTCACCCACAGTGTCAGCAAGAGAATATAACTGGACAGTATCACAATGTAAATAAGCACTAAGGATCAAAGGTATCTGTTAGGAAGCCaatcctcctcttctgcagagaaatgggTACAGAATGGTACCAAACCAGCACATTAGCACAGTGCCCATCTTGCAGAGGTGTAAAGAGAAAGAGGTCCAACAAAGCTGACAGAGAGAGACGACAAAAAGAGGACTTAAGTCCAGACAGTTGCAAAAGAACACGATGGTATTATGAAGTCTTCCCATCCACTCCACCCAAGTATTCCTAATAATTTGGTAAATGTTGTTACAAGTAATCCAATTGATAGGGAACGTAGTAGAAATCATCAAGGAGAACCTTTGtcattcatcacacaaaaaGTGTGTTACAAATAccattatttcacattttgatTCTGACTAGTGTATTTTCAGATATAACAAACTACTTGGAAAGCTATTCACTTTATACTACTTTGCATGATaatgaatatataaataaatataactttTAATACAAAGGTTATCATGAAGCTTGAACAAAAACAATGGTGAAAGTTTAGTGCCAACAAGAAACGTACACCCACCAGAGTTAGCATGCATCTTATGACATTTGTTACCAAAGATTTATTTGCAACATTCTCCTAGAACAGTCAGTAAAAAACACAATTCTACCCATTAAGATTTCAGGGAAGAATCAGTTCCTTCTAGttccaaaaaaaatttaaaaaaaaaaaaaaaaaatctttgattacttttcttccagtgaaaatggaaaatctgCTTGTTTCAAGTGTTTATAATCACTTTTTAGTCAacttctttttacatttttatgactTAACATAGTACTGACAAAATTGAGATGCTCAGTCCTCCAAGGAATACatttgaatgtgtttttttgggggggaggcgTGGATAATTTCATTATCACCGAATTAAGAACAATCCACAGGATGAATTTATGCAATCCAGTTTCCCATGGACTTCTGTCTGTTGTCCCCCCTACCCATCATGTTCTGTGTCCAGCCTGTGGCTCAAAGCCAGGATGCTGACTCTCTGCCTGGACATCTGCTGCCAGGGAAAACACACAGCAGCTGCGCTCGCCACCTTCTCTCTAGTAGTTCTGCAGGAACACGACTCAGCCTCCTTGCAAAAGGCACATAAGCTTAGTGTCCTGGAGATGCCTGCTCCTCTTTCAAATTTGACTGAGCCTAACCAACTGGctcagagaaaatacagattaaaaaatgaaattaaaaaaaaaaaaacaaacacctttttttctttttaaaatgcacatttgcATACTATTAAGGTGTCACTAGACCTTTATTATGACAGATCctcttaaaaatattgttttgtaGACATTAAGTCCAGAAGTAACTGATGCTTACTTTAATTTTAGCATTAAGTGCTTCATAATTTTACTCATataatttccaaaataacaGAATTGTGCTGGCACGCTATCTAAATGAACACTGCAAGGGTCAAAACGCTGTATGTGAACTAGAGCATATTTCTGCCTAcctacctttttcttcttttttggacCCTAGAAGatcaggggagaaaaaaaaaaagggggggtaAGTGAGCATCAGAGAACAGGGTACCAAGTATAAAGGAATAATTAGAAGATACAACTATTCTGTAAAATTAGATGAGATTAACTATTGAAAAATTATAATGGCAATAATTTCAATATTGCAGAAAATTAGCCACTAACACAGGACTCCAGACCATCATAATTTATCAGGCTAGATTACACTTACGGTTATAGAAGTATATCTACTTATTCCCACTGTTGAAAAATATATGTACATCAAATATGTAATTTAGTCCAAGACATAATTTagtcaaaaaatgttttgagtgttttctgAACTCATCAACTGATACCGTTTGCTACTGCTAATTACACTAAATTACATCGTGCGATGGATGACCTAGAAGAACACAGAATCACCGAGTCTTTCTTCATTCACGGGGAAACTGCACGTGAAGTGAAGCAGTGTAATTAGGGCACTTCTCCAAACGACTACAGGTAGTAAGAACGGATTCTGGAAAGCCAAACACCTAACAGTGAACCCCTTGTTTGACTGACCAAACCACCACCTTTTCTGTGCACCGTCTGAATACTGCCACGTGAATTTACATAACTTCGGCGTGATTAATCACCCACATGAGAACATTCCCCGTGGGGCgggggaaggggcaggagaaGACGGGCTGTGCACCGGCACGCAGAGCGGTTCCGACGACAGAGATCCCGTTACCTCCCGGCGGGGTTTCACGCCGAGCGGCCGTGGCTACAAACCACGGCACAACAAGTTAGACGGGGTGCTGCAGAAAAGCCGACGTGCCcttcaggtgattttttttcagtcttaaatccttttttccccccataccGGTACCTCAGCAGCCGACGCGGCCTGCTCCGGTCCAAGCCCTACCGGCCTCACCACCCCAGCGGCGTCTCAAGGCGCCCGTTACCGCTGCTCTCGCCTCCCCTCTTCGCCTGCGGCAGCCCAAAGCCCTGCGCCCACCCCGGCACCACCAAACCGCCCAccgcccgggcccgggccgcTGCCTCAGCTGAGGGCGCGGGGCCAGCCCCGCCGCGGACCCCAGCGCACCGCGCCCTCGCGGCCGGTGCCGGCAGACCCCGCTCACCCGGGCCCGGCGGCGACAGCAGCGGcagccgccgccccggcccgccccgccccgccccgccgcgggccccgagccccggcccccggcccgaACCGCCGTGACGGGGAGacgccgcggccccgccgccggcccggccctcACCATGGCGCCTCCGCCGCGTCGCCGAGGCGACCGGCCCCTCCCCGCgcgcgctccccgccgccgaTGGCGCACTTCCTCCCACCGGAGGCGCCGCCCtgctgccgcccgcccggcaGAAGGGCGGTGCCTCCCGTTACGGCGCTGCCGTAAAGCGGCGCTCGGCGAGCTTTACGGCGCGGAGCTGGTGAGACCCTgacccttttctccttctcccccagccccgcgggcccggccggggcgggaggcgaggcgggggggggcgggttcGGGTGAGACCGGGCGCCGGAGGCACAGGGCAAGGCGACGGGcaccggccccccccccaggcccggGAGGGGGAGGCGGCAGGCCGAGGGGACGggccccggccgcggcgccCCCGGAGGGCAGCtgctttcatttacaaaatCGGTTTACTTCCTCGCTCGcgcttatttttatttatttatttttacgTTACGTTTTGCCAGCATGCACTGGCCTCAACTCGTAGTGCagttaaaggatttttaaaaagccaaatttaTGAACGCAAAAGTTGCAGGAATTCCTAGGTTTTTATACAGATATATACACAGctgtatatatagatatagacGTTTCTTTAGCAGACTACAGATAAAGCAGCTGCCCGGCTAGCAGCCAGGCAGAGAAGGGCAAGCAGCTGACCAAGAGCACAAAGATAAACGAGTGTAACAGTAGATGAAGGTTTTGGGAAGtttcctgttttccatttgCGATGACAggtagaagggaagagaaagagaagctgagagCAGAAGAGACAGAGTAGAACCAGAAAACAACAGAGTTACAGCAAACCAGGCTCAGTGAGGGAAAGGAGTCTGGTTAGAAACTGCAGTTCCTGTGGCAGATGAGGCTGGGGTTGACTCACTCCCGTGGAAGGCTAATGTCAAACTGATTATtcttcaggtaaaaaaaaataaaaatcagacgGGAATAAAGAGTTCACTGAAATGTGAGAATGGCCAATTCTTTAAGAGGTGAAGTGTTGAATCTATACAAAAATGTAAGTGTCTTAAATGCCACGAGCACTTTCCTTAACCAGACAAAACCCTTTCACTGTGCACccaatttataaaaaaaatttttttttttttcttcaagctgcTGTACCTTGGAAGGGAGTATCCCAAAGGAGCAGACTACTTTAGAAGCcgtttgaaagcagcttttctaaaaaataaagatgtgaaaGATCCTGAAAAAATTAAGCAACTAATTGCACGAGGAGAATTTGTTATAAAAGAGTTGGAGGCTTTGTACTTTCTCAGGAAATACAGAGCTCTGAAACAGCGCTACTACAGTGATGACAATCAGTAACTGGTGCTAATGACTTTGCATGTAATGATAcaaatccataaaaataaacaataaaagaacTGTAACCTCAAAAGACACGAAACATAAATCCTTCCAACCCATCTAAAGTTGCTTCCCTTTAAGTAGTTGCTTGAAGGATTTGGGTTTTGTAGTGTGTGGGCAATATGTTTTTCTGAACTACTTTTGACCTCCCTGAACTAAAAACTTCATGTACGAAACAATTTTGCAGGAAGTAGTGGTAACATAATTCTGTTCTGTTTCCTGTCGATACGCACGTTGAACAGATAGCTCTTCTTACCCAATAGTTGTGTGTTTGAATGCCGATTCAGGGTGCTGCACTTCTCTTGTTACTTAGAAGATTAATCTGATTTTGAAGGTCTTCCACATTTAATGATTCATTTCCACTGTAGATGAGCACCTTCTCAAAAGTAAATTCTTACAGATTTTAACTACATCTGCTTAACATGCAAGAGTCACGTTGGCAGGCTGGCGGAGGCACTGCCTTACTGTGTTAGAAAGAAGACTACGGGGTCAGGAAAGGGGGGAATTTGAACAACAGTGGTTTAAGCACTTAGACCCTGAAGACAGTTCCTGCTACTGCTGGTTTCTGATGTCGTGGAACTGCTGTAGCAGGAATATAGAACTTGATCCTCTCCCCTGGAAGAGAAGTTTGACCGTGGATGCTTGCTCCATGGCTGACTCTTAATTCTGTAGACCTTGGCTCAACTAGCACAAACTTGTGCCAGAACTGATACTCTGTACGTACTAGGGTTGGTTGGTgtttctgccccccccccgccccaagaaCTAAATGACACTGGAGATAGAACAGTGATCAGGACACATATGCAATTCAGGGGATACTCCATTACAGAGATGAGGCACTGAAATtcttggagaggaaaaggaaactggGACAGAAACTCAcaataactattttttattacattacaATAAATAGGAGCAGTACAGTTTgacaaaaaaatgacaaattccAGATCACCTCACAGCACATACTCCTAAAAacattacaaattttaaaacaaacagtggtctttttttttttcttttttttaacttaatgtCTGGTATGACCAACATTCCTAGGTCACGCAACCAAATGATGGAAAAACTGGATCACACTGCATATGTTCCACATCAAATAAAGCACAATGTACAAAATGTGCATGTTTCAGTTTACACTATacaaaaatagttaaaatacaTTCCAGGTAAACATATTACATTAAGAAGTCATTCTAGTAAGAAGTTGGCactcaagaggaaaaagcagaagtattttcaaCGTGAAAACACAAGACAGTGGAATAAAGAAATGTTAGGAAAGATTTACCATCTATGTAGCTTTATGTAAACTTGAGACACAATGATTTGTTTACAGTTTGATGGTCTTTGAAGGTAATAATTGTATTGCTTCATAGTATAGACAAGAGCAGAAGATTGCGTGTCAGTATTTACCCATTACGGAGATCCTGTTACTGTAACAAAATCTATATagttaaacttatttttaagttaacAAAAATTTTAGGGCAATGAGACTggtcaaaataattaaatttcagttttgagaaAACCAATGATAAAGTTGTTTACCAGAGTTACATAAAGCTACTATAAGAAGGCGTTACTCCCTGACACATGGCAATTTAACATATTGACGTGGTAAGTGATTCACATGTTCATTTAGTAGTTGCTATCAGAACAGATAG contains the following coding sequences:
- the ETFRF1 gene encoding electron transfer flavoprotein regulatory factor 1, which codes for MANSLRGEVLNLYKNLLYLGREYPKGADYFRSRLKAAFLKNKDVKDPEKIKQLIARGEFVIKELEALYFLRKYRALKQRYYSDDNQ